The DNA sequence AATTCTTATTTCCTTATTTATAAAATATCTATTAAAATCAAACTTTATCTAGCGACCTGAAAACTTCTTCTTAAAAAAGAATAAAAAGAGGGCTTCACAAGTCTTCTTATCTCTGGTAATTTTTCTTTAGTAGCCAGATAGCCAACTCTTATTCCAAAATCAATCTTAGTAAAATCTGCCCAGTGAATAGACTCAACTTTCGGCTCAATTAAAACATCAGCTTTTTCAGCTTGAATTTTATTGTAATGGAACTTAGCAATCTCATCCACCCTGAAAATTAAGGAAAGGGCTGACCCAACCTTATCATATTTTGTAAGTTTTGAACCTAAATTTACAGCTATAACCCTATCTGCTCCAAGAGCTCTGCATCCATCTACTGGAACTTTTGCAGTTGGACCTGCATCAACCAGAATCTCATTTCTTTCTTCCCAGGGCGGGAAAACTCCTGAAATTAAAATAGATTTTAATACGGCTTCCCTAAGAGGACCCTTATGAATGTAAATAACCCTCCCAGAAACCACATCAAGTGTTGTGCATCCAAACTTTATTTTTAAATCTTCAATTTTTATATCAGGCAAGATCTTAGCAATTACTCTTTCAAGAGGTTCTCTTTTGAGAATATACGGTTGAATAGCCATCCTTGCTAAAGCTAATCTTTCACGTAAATAAGAAGCTAATCTCTTGAAACTCAACCCTTCTGGATGCTCCTTAAAAAATTCAAAGCCTAAACTTTTGAACTCTTCAGAATTTACACATTCCTTAGCTTTATTAAGTAATTCTTGAATGTTTAATCCTGTCGCGTAAACACCACCTATCAACGCTCCAATAGAAGTGCCAAATATAATATTTGGCCTTATATTTTCTTCTTCAAGGCACTTTATAACTCCAAGATGTGCAACACCTCTTCCTGCTCCACCACCCAGAACTAAACCTAATTTACTTCTCCTTAGCACACAACTCTCTTATTTTTGGGGTTAAATAAATATTATCAAGGTCATTCCTCTTCAACGCCTCAATCAAAATCCTCATCTTGTCTTCTTCAGAGATTCTTTTATCCATTATCACATATTTATTGTTAAAAACTCTACAATATCCACCTTTCTGGAGCAGCTTATCTTCTATAATCTTTATCCCTATTTTACAAGCTACCTGAATAAGTTCAGCTAAGATTTCTTTTCTTTTCATTTATAAAGTCTGTTACAATTCTTTGAATTTCTTCCAACCTTTCTTTTGTTTTAGCTTCAAAACGAGTCACCACAATCGGTTGAGTGTTAGAAGCTCTCACAAGACCCCAACCATCGTCAAAGAGAATTCTAACACCGTCAATATCTATAGTCTTATATTTTTTCCTAAACTCCTCCTTAGCTGCCTCAACAATTCTCCATTTTGCTTCCTCTCCCACCTCGGTTCTTATCTCTGGGGTACTAAAATAATAAGGCATTTCATCAATCAACTCTGAAACCCTTTTATCGGAATGAGAAACTATTTCATAAAATTTCGCAGAGACAAATATAGCGTCATCATACCCATAATAACCATCAGCGATAAAAATGTGTCCGCTCATTTCTCCTGCAAGTAAAGCTCCTACCTCTTTCATTTTTGCTTTCAGTAGAGAGTGCCCTGTTTTCCACATAAGAGGTTTCCCACCAAGTTTCTCAATCCATTCAACAAGACCCTGACTGCATTTAACATCAAAAATCACTTCTGCCCCTGGATTTTTCAAAATTATTGGTTTAGCTAACGCACCTAAGAGCTGATCCCCAAAAACAAGTCTTCCATTTTCATCTATTATACCCGCGCGATCAGCATCTCCATCATACCCTATTCCCATATCTGCCTTAGCTTCTAACACTTTTTCTCTAAGTTGCTCGGTATATTTCACAACTGTAGGATCTGGCAAATGATTTGGAAAATTCCCATCAGGTTCAAAATTAATACACTCAAAATCCGCTCCCAAGGATTTAAATAACTCGGTTGCAATGGGTCCCGCAGTCCCATTACCTGGATCCAATATTATCTTCAGTTTTCGTCCCGGGGAAATTAAAGAGGAAATATAATCTATATAATCTTTAACAATCTCTTTTTCCCTAATATCTCCTTTCCCTTTTTCATAATCCTC is a window from the candidate division WOR-3 bacterium genome containing:
- a CDS encoding patatin-like phospholipase family protein — encoded protein: MLRRSKLGLVLGGGAGRGVAHLGVIKCLEEENIRPNIIFGTSIGALIGGVYATGLNIQELLNKAKECVNSEEFKSLGFEFFKEHPEGLSFKRLASYLRERLALARMAIQPYILKREPLERVIAKILPDIKIEDLKIKFGCTTLDVVSGRVIYIHKGPLREAVLKSILISGVFPPWEERNEILVDAGPTAKVPVDGCRALGADRVIAVNLGSKLTKYDKVGSALSLIFRVDEIAKFHYNKIQAEKADVLIEPKVESIHWADFTKIDFGIRVGYLATKEKLPEIRRLVKPSFYSFLRRSFQVAR
- a CDS encoding phosphomannomutase/phosphoglucomutase; this translates as MIVNDRIFREYDIRGIADEELTSEFAYNLGKAFGTYLKRVGLLNIAVGRDVRNSSPRLFENLSEGIIDTGCNVINIGVVPTPLLYFSIFHYNLDGGVMITGSHNPIEYNGFKMMKRKDTVYGEEIQKIKKIIQEEDYEKGKGDIREKEIVKDYIDYISSLISPGRKLKIILDPGNGTAGPIATELFKSLGADFECINFEPDGNFPNHLPDPTVVKYTEQLREKVLEAKADMGIGYDGDADRAGIIDENGRLVFGDQLLGALAKPIILKNPGAEVIFDVKCSQGLVEWIEKLGGKPLMWKTGHSLLKAKMKEVGALLAGEMSGHIFIADGYYGYDDAIFVSAKFYEIVSHSDKRVSELIDEMPYYFSTPEIRTEVGEEAKWRIVEAAKEEFRKKYKTIDIDGVRILFDDGWGLVRASNTQPIVVTRFEAKTKERLEEIQRIVTDFINEKKRNLS